A window of the Rhodoferax sp. GW822-FHT02A01 genome harbors these coding sequences:
- a CDS encoding ABC transporter ATP-binding protein produces MSAVPLIELRNIVRVYGEGATALQALKGINLTIQAGDFVAVMGPSGSGKSTLMNMLGCLDTPTSGEYLFKGVHVETLTRDQRARLRRLSLGFVFQGFNLLARTSAQENVELPLLYRGGSAKLRHAAAAKALESVGLAEWAQHTPAELSGGQQQRVAIARAIVTEPAVLLADEPTGNLDTHRSQEIMDLLWQLNVTRGITILMVTHEPDMAAYAKRIVHCVDGLVASDEINPHPTGAKVVA; encoded by the coding sequence ATGAGTGCTGTGCCCCTGATCGAGCTGAGGAACATCGTCCGGGTGTATGGAGAGGGAGCGACCGCGCTGCAGGCGCTCAAGGGAATCAACCTGACCATCCAAGCCGGCGACTTTGTGGCCGTCATGGGCCCCAGCGGTTCGGGCAAATCGACGCTGATGAACATGCTGGGCTGCCTGGACACACCCACCTCGGGCGAGTACCTGTTCAAGGGCGTGCACGTGGAGACACTCACGCGCGACCAGCGCGCGCGGCTGCGGCGGCTTTCGCTGGGTTTTGTGTTTCAGGGCTTCAACCTGCTGGCGCGTACCTCGGCCCAGGAGAACGTCGAGCTGCCACTGCTGTACCGCGGCGGCTCCGCCAAATTGCGCCATGCCGCCGCTGCCAAGGCGCTCGAATCGGTGGGACTGGCCGAGTGGGCACAACACACACCTGCCGAGCTGTCGGGCGGACAGCAGCAGCGCGTGGCCATTGCCCGGGCCATCGTGACCGAGCCGGCCGTACTGCTAGCGGACGAACCCACCGGCAACCTGGACACGCACCGCAGCCAGGAAATCATGGACCTGCTGTGGCAGCTCAACGTCACGCGCGGCATCACCATACTCATGGTCACCCATGAGCCGGACATGGCGGCCTACGCCAAGCGTATCGTCCACTGTGTAGACGGCCTGGTCGCCAGCGACGAGATCAATCCCCATCCCACGGGTGCAAAGGTGGTGGCCTGA
- the eutC gene encoding ethanolamine ammonia-lyase subunit EutC: protein MNNPIPSSTPHDALATDAEDMLNPSHIHQPWSALRQFTDARIALGRAGQSLPTNAHLQFQWAHAQARDAVHIPLDVASIEQPLQALGIETLALHSAAPDRRSYLQRPDWGRKLDEASGATLQRWRAQHADGAQPDVCIVVADGLSPLAIHSNALAFIQLLLERLRNDTPTWQVAPVCVVQQGRVAVGDDIGERLAAKLVIVLIGERPGLSSPDSLGIYMTWAPRVGCTDAQRNCISNVRSAGLALKDAAYKLHGLMRQARTLQLTGVGLKDDAPSFIAE, encoded by the coding sequence ATGAACAACCCCATCCCCTCTTCCACACCCCACGACGCGCTTGCCACGGACGCCGAAGACATGCTGAACCCGTCCCACATCCACCAACCCTGGTCCGCCTTGCGCCAGTTCACCGACGCACGCATCGCACTGGGTCGCGCAGGACAGAGCCTGCCCACCAATGCCCACCTGCAGTTCCAGTGGGCCCATGCACAGGCCCGTGATGCGGTGCATATCCCGCTGGATGTGGCCAGCATCGAGCAGCCTTTGCAGGCCTTGGGAATCGAAACCCTGGCCCTGCACAGCGCCGCGCCAGACCGGCGCAGCTACCTGCAAAGGCCCGACTGGGGCCGCAAGCTGGACGAGGCATCAGGCGCCACGCTGCAGCGCTGGCGCGCGCAGCATGCCGATGGCGCCCAGCCCGATGTCTGCATCGTGGTGGCCGACGGGCTGTCGCCATTGGCCATCCACAGCAATGCGCTGGCCTTCATACAGCTGCTGCTGGAGCGGCTGCGGAACGACACACCCACCTGGCAGGTGGCACCGGTGTGCGTGGTGCAGCAGGGGCGCGTGGCGGTGGGTGACGACATCGGCGAGCGGCTGGCCGCCAAGCTGGTCATCGTGCTCATCGGTGAGCGCCCGGGCCTGAGCTCACCGGACAGCCTGGGGATCTACATGACCTGGGCTCCGCGTGTGGGCTGCACCGATGCGCAGCGCAACTGCATCTCCAATGTGCGCAGCGCTGGTCTGGCGTTGAAAGACGCCGCCTACAAATTGCACGGGCTGATGCGCCAGGCGCGTACCTTGCAGTTGACCGGTGTGGGGTTGAAGGACGATGCGCCTTCTTTCATTGCCGAGTAA
- a CDS encoding ethanolamine ammonia-lyase subunit EutB, translating into MLYRHTFGHHTFSFADLRTLLACASPLRSGDQLAGLAAANAQERVAAQMALAQVPLKAFLQEAVVPYEEDAVTRLILDSHDAAAFAPVSHLTVGDFRNWLLSDAADAAALTALAPGLTPEMVAAVSKICRLQDLVLIARKCQVVTRFRGTIGLPGRLSTRLQPNHPTDDAKGIAASLLDGLLQASGDAVIGINPATDNVPQVTRLLHMLDEVIRGHEIPTQSCVLTHVTNTLQAMERGAPVDLVFQSIGGTEGTNRSFGIDLNLLAEARHAALALRRGAVFADGMRGDNVMYFETGQGSALSANANHGCDQQTIEARAYAVARHYQPLLVNTVVGFIGPEYLYDGKQIIRAGLEDHFCGKLLGVPMGCDVCYTNHAEADSDDMDALLTLLCAAGCNFIMGIPGSDDIMLNYQSTSFHDALVMRQILGVRPGPEFEEWLFKMHILQPGSTRLTQAVAPGMQAAMLALTGAQ; encoded by the coding sequence ATGTTGTACCGTCATACCTTTGGGCATCACACTTTTTCCTTCGCGGACTTGCGGACCCTGCTGGCATGTGCCAGCCCGCTGCGCTCTGGCGATCAGCTTGCGGGGCTCGCCGCGGCCAATGCGCAGGAGCGCGTGGCCGCACAGATGGCACTGGCGCAAGTTCCCCTGAAGGCGTTTCTGCAGGAGGCCGTGGTGCCGTATGAAGAAGACGCCGTCACCCGCCTGATCCTGGACAGCCACGATGCCGCCGCCTTTGCACCGGTCAGCCATCTCACGGTGGGCGACTTTCGCAACTGGCTGTTGAGTGATGCGGCGGACGCTGCCGCGCTGACCGCATTGGCGCCGGGGCTGACACCCGAGATGGTGGCCGCGGTGAGCAAGATCTGCCGCCTGCAGGACCTGGTGCTGATTGCGCGCAAGTGCCAGGTCGTCACCCGCTTTCGCGGCACCATCGGTTTGCCGGGTCGCCTGTCCACCCGCTTGCAGCCCAACCACCCGACCGATGACGCCAAAGGCATTGCAGCCAGCCTGCTCGATGGCCTGCTGCAAGCCAGCGGCGACGCTGTCATTGGCATCAACCCGGCCACCGACAACGTGCCCCAGGTCACGCGCCTGCTGCACATGCTCGACGAGGTGATTCGCGGCCACGAAATTCCCACCCAGTCCTGTGTGCTGACCCACGTGACCAACACCTTGCAGGCGATGGAGCGCGGAGCGCCGGTGGACCTGGTGTTCCAGTCGATTGGCGGAACCGAAGGCACCAACCGCAGCTTCGGCATAGACCTCAACCTGCTGGCAGAAGCGCGGCATGCCGCGCTCGCCCTGCGGCGCGGTGCGGTGTTTGCCGACGGCATGCGCGGCGACAACGTGATGTACTTCGAGACCGGCCAGGGCAGCGCTCTCTCGGCCAACGCCAACCATGGCTGCGACCAGCAAACCATCGAGGCGCGAGCCTACGCCGTGGCGCGGCACTACCAGCCGCTGCTGGTCAACACCGTGGTGGGTTTCATCGGGCCGGAATATCTGTATGACGGCAAGCAGATCATCCGCGCCGGTCTGGAAGACCACTTTTGCGGCAAGCTGCTGGGCGTGCCCATGGGCTGCGACGTCTGCTACACCAACCACGCCGAGGCCGACTCCGACGACATGGACGCCCTGCTCACCCTGCTGTGCGCGGCGGGCTGCAACTTCATCATGGGCATTCCCGGCTCCGACGACATCATGCTCAACTACCAGAGCACGTCGTTCCACGACGCGCTGGTGATGCGCCAGATCTTGGGCGTGCGCCCGGGTCCCGAATTCGAGGAATGGCTTTTCAAGATGCATATCCTGCAACCGGGCAGCACCCGGTTGACCCAGGCGGTGGCTCCGGGCATGCAGGCCGCCATGTTGGCTTTGACAGGTGCGCAATGA
- a CDS encoding efflux transporter outer membrane subunit translates to MLLIERLVSHSPGSRHEPLTRMGAALWIAMAAGLGGCASTVAVTDTGVEIAVPSAWSVAASAQPSDLARWWNRFNDPMLGDLVTQSLKSNTDVRVAQATLRQSRALRDVQQGNNAPSLNASASVQRSQTGSADAVNTYNVGLDASWELDVFGKLNHTLNATEFDAQASQASLADVQVSIAAEVALAYIQLRGQQAQLQIARDNLASQQETLQLTQWRAQAGLVTSLEVEQAQTSTEQTAAQVPALQTSIAKSSHSLAVLTGQSPNALQALVSTPQPIPLAASDLALDIPAQTLRQRPDVRAAESRIRAALSRLSAADAARYPSFNLSGSLGLSALSLSAFNGAPAVSSLLASVTAPLLDGGAARAQVRVQEAVLEQARVNYESTVLTALQNVEDALVALSGDQSQLQRLQAAATAAANADLLARQRYASGLIDFQTVLQTQRTLLTAQDSVASTQATISADHVRLFKAMGGGWN, encoded by the coding sequence ATGCTTTTGATTGAACGCCTTGTCTCTCATTCACCCGGCAGTCGCCATGAACCTTTGACCCGCATGGGCGCAGCGCTGTGGATTGCAATGGCTGCAGGGCTGGGCGGCTGTGCCTCTACCGTTGCGGTAACCGATACCGGGGTGGAGATTGCGGTTCCCTCTGCATGGTCTGTTGCCGCATCGGCTCAGCCAAGCGATCTGGCCCGGTGGTGGAACCGGTTCAACGATCCCATGCTGGGCGACCTGGTGACGCAAAGCCTGAAATCCAATACGGATGTGCGCGTGGCACAGGCCACGTTGCGGCAGTCCCGCGCGCTGCGTGACGTGCAGCAGGGCAACAACGCGCCCAGCCTCAATGCATCTGCCAGTGTGCAGCGCAGCCAGACCGGCAGTGCCGATGCGGTCAACACCTACAACGTCGGCCTGGATGCCAGCTGGGAGCTGGATGTCTTTGGCAAGCTGAACCACACCCTGAATGCGACCGAGTTCGACGCCCAGGCATCCCAGGCCTCGCTGGCGGATGTGCAGGTGTCCATCGCCGCCGAGGTGGCTTTGGCCTATATCCAGTTGCGCGGCCAGCAGGCGCAGCTGCAGATCGCTCGCGACAACCTGGCCAGCCAGCAGGAGACCCTGCAACTCACCCAATGGCGCGCCCAGGCGGGCTTGGTCACGTCCCTGGAGGTGGAACAGGCACAGACCTCCACGGAGCAGACGGCCGCGCAAGTGCCCGCCTTGCAGACCAGCATCGCCAAGTCCAGCCACAGCCTGGCCGTGCTCACCGGCCAATCCCCCAATGCCTTGCAGGCCCTGGTCTCCACACCACAACCCATACCGCTGGCAGCAAGCGATCTGGCGCTGGACATTCCCGCGCAGACCCTGCGCCAGCGCCCTGATGTGCGCGCTGCCGAGTCGCGCATACGCGCAGCCTTGTCGCGGCTGTCGGCGGCAGACGCCGCACGGTACCCCAGCTTCAACCTGAGCGGATCCCTGGGTCTGAGCGCCCTGTCCCTCAGCGCCTTCAACGGTGCACCAGCTGTCAGTTCCTTGCTTGCCAGCGTGACCGCTCCGCTGCTGGACGGCGGCGCGGCGCGCGCGCAGGTGCGGGTGCAGGAAGCGGTGCTGGAGCAGGCCCGCGTGAATTACGAATCAACTGTATTGACCGCGCTGCAGAACGTGGAAGATGCGCTGGTTGCACTCTCGGGTGATCAGAGCCAGTTGCAAAGATTGCAGGCTGCGGCAACCGCTGCGGCCAATGCCGACCTGCTGGCCCGGCAGCGCTATGCCAGCGGCCTGATCGACTTTCAAACCGTGCTCCAGACCCAGCGCACGCTGCTGACCGCGCAGGACAGTGTTGCCAGTACGCAGGCAACCATCAGCGCAGACCATGTACGCCTGTTCAAGGCGATGGGCGGCGGCTGGAACTGA
- a CDS encoding pirin family protein yields the protein MSTHPILNIQPLSFPWQTIDPFLFCVHHNDAYPAGNATMGPQASLAGRNIGQDFSGKDGWSMYHGEGVPGFPAHPHRGFETVTIVRKGRIDHSDSAGATARFGDGDVQWLTAGKGIVHCEMFPLLHQDAPNPTELFQIWLNLPAKSKMAEPHFTMFWNEDIPQQEFRDAQGALTRVASIAGALTPVPCLPPPPDSWAAQADADVAILTIKMAPGARWTLPAAQSARTQRQLYFFEGGHLSIAGQAIPPASAITVAGDQAVELVNGAQESELLLLQGRPIGEPVAQYGPFVMNTQAEIQQAFVDYRRTQFGGWPWGAADPVHPRTKGRFAIHTDGKLEER from the coding sequence ATGTCTACCCATCCCATCCTCAACATCCAGCCTCTGTCGTTTCCCTGGCAGACCATAGACCCCTTCCTGTTCTGCGTGCATCACAACGATGCCTATCCCGCAGGCAATGCAACGATGGGCCCGCAAGCCTCGCTGGCGGGCCGCAACATCGGTCAGGACTTTTCCGGCAAGGACGGCTGGAGCATGTACCACGGGGAAGGTGTGCCCGGCTTTCCCGCTCACCCGCACCGCGGCTTCGAGACCGTCACCATCGTGCGCAAGGGCCGTATCGACCATTCAGACTCCGCCGGTGCCACCGCGCGCTTTGGCGATGGCGACGTGCAGTGGCTTACCGCAGGCAAGGGAATAGTCCACTGCGAAATGTTTCCCCTGCTGCACCAGGACGCACCCAACCCCACCGAGCTGTTCCAGATCTGGCTCAACCTGCCAGCCAAAAGCAAGATGGCCGAGCCGCACTTCACCATGTTCTGGAACGAAGACATTCCCCAGCAGGAGTTCCGTGATGCGCAGGGCGCGCTGACCCGTGTGGCCAGCATTGCCGGTGCGCTGACACCGGTCCCTTGTCTGCCGCCACCACCGGATTCGTGGGCGGCCCAGGCGGATGCCGATGTGGCCATACTCACCATCAAGATGGCACCCGGTGCACGCTGGACCTTGCCCGCAGCGCAAAGTGCGCGAACACAGCGGCAGCTGTACTTCTTTGAAGGTGGTCATCTGAGCATTGCAGGGCAGGCCATCCCGCCCGCCTCTGCCATCACGGTGGCGGGTGACCAGGCCGTGGAGCTGGTCAATGGTGCACAGGAGTCCGAGCTGCTGCTGTTGCAGGGCCGGCCCATCGGTGAGCCGGTGGCGCAGTACGGCCCCTTTGTCATGAACACACAGGCCGAAATCCAGCAGGCCTTTGTCGACTATCGCAGGACGCAGTTTGGTGGCTGGCCCTGGGGTGCCGCTGACCCGGTGCATCCCCGCACCAAGGGGCGCTTTGCAATACACACCGATGGCAAGCTGGAAGAGCGTTAA
- a CDS encoding efflux RND transporter periplasmic adaptor subunit, whose amino-acid sequence MTTPTPPTDTQSTAELQALLEDAPGRVWWRRPTVWIVTALLLITVSGLLYWQASNRAKSAPVYVTEAVTRGKLTLSVNANGTLQPTRSVSIGSELSGTVKRVLVDVNDQVKKGQVLVELDTSKLEDQVTRSRAALQVAQAQVAQAVATVKESQASLARLEEVSRLSGGKVPAKSELDTARATLDRAVADEASARANVVSAQATISTDETNLTRGSIRSPIDGVVLSRSVDPGNAVAASLQAVTLFTIAEDLSKLKLQVNVDEADVGSVKVGQKASFTVSAYPSRKYPATITRVAYGSTTTDNVVTYITYMDVSNTDVSLRPGMTATSTITSTEREGVLLVPNTALRFTPSSDAAAGGKSGGGIVSSLLPRMPAGNTRKSSANGTASGSTQVWVLRDGAPVAVAVKVGISDGRMTEIQPGALDVGMQVITDQRTAATSP is encoded by the coding sequence ATGACAACGCCCACTCCACCTACAGACACACAGTCCACTGCGGAACTGCAGGCCCTGCTCGAAGACGCACCAGGACGCGTCTGGTGGCGTCGGCCCACGGTATGGATCGTGACGGCGCTGCTGTTGATTACTGTCTCCGGTCTGCTCTATTGGCAGGCAAGCAACCGGGCCAAGTCCGCACCCGTGTATGTGACCGAAGCCGTCACGCGCGGCAAGCTCACGCTGTCGGTCAATGCCAACGGTACGCTGCAGCCCACGCGCTCGGTCAGCATCGGCAGCGAACTCTCGGGCACGGTCAAGCGGGTGCTGGTGGATGTCAATGACCAGGTGAAGAAAGGCCAGGTGCTGGTCGAACTGGATACCTCCAAGCTGGAAGACCAGGTCACGCGTTCGCGCGCAGCGCTGCAAGTCGCACAGGCACAGGTCGCGCAAGCCGTGGCCACCGTCAAGGAGTCGCAAGCCAGTCTGGCACGTCTGGAAGAAGTGTCACGCCTGTCGGGCGGCAAGGTGCCCGCCAAATCCGAGCTGGATACCGCGCGCGCCACCCTGGACCGTGCCGTGGCCGACGAAGCCAGTGCCCGTGCCAACGTGGTGTCGGCCCAGGCCACCATCTCCACCGATGAAACCAATCTGACCCGCGGCTCCATCCGCTCGCCCATTGATGGCGTGGTGCTGAGCCGTTCGGTGGATCCAGGCAATGCCGTGGCTGCATCGCTGCAGGCCGTGACCCTGTTCACCATTGCCGAAGACCTGTCCAAGCTGAAGCTGCAGGTCAATGTGGATGAGGCCGACGTTGGCTCCGTCAAGGTGGGGCAGAAGGCCAGCTTCACTGTCAGTGCCTATCCATCGCGCAAGTACCCGGCAACCATCACGCGCGTCGCCTACGGCTCCACCACCACCGACAACGTGGTGACCTACATCACCTACATGGATGTGAGCAATACCGACGTGAGTCTGCGCCCCGGCATGACAGCCACCAGCACCATCACATCCACGGAACGGGAGGGCGTCCTGCTGGTGCCCAATACGGCCCTGCGCTTCACCCCGTCGAGCGACGCGGCTGCTGGCGGCAAATCCGGCGGCGGCATCGTCTCCAGCCTGCTGCCCCGCATGCCCGCAGGCAACACGCGCAAGTCTTCGGCCAATGGCACTGCCAGCGGCAGCACCCAGGTCTGGGTCCTGCGAGACGGTGCGCCGGTGGCAGTCGCCGTCAAGGTCGGCATCAGCGACGGCCGCATGACCGAAATTCAGCCCGGTGCCCTGGACGTGGGCATGCAGGTGATCACGGACCAACGCACGGCCGCAACGTCGCCATGA
- a CDS encoding ABC transporter permease — protein sequence MLLNTLLLALRSIRRNLLRSFLTILGIVIGVSAVITMVTLGNGATVAVQNQISGLGINLLQIRPGQRMGPGSTGATAPSFKDGDADAIASQIGGILAVAPEGRSAATLVANGRNWSSSVVGSTNAWLVTGNWTVGSGRVFSDDELTAGSAVCLIGETVRKELFGSRPVLGEQLRVKKISCEVIGILGSKGQGSFGNDQDDVVLIPLKTLQRRITGSTRVNTLLVSMAEGSDATRLKASLTQLLRERRKLAEGDEDNFNVLDTKQLAEAFSGTTKVMTMLLGAVAAVSLLVGGIGIMNIMLVSVTERTREIGLRLAIGALEREVLSQFLIEAVVLSSLGGLIGVVLALGASVLLASVMQVPYLFNPSVNLLSFLFSAAIGVIFGFFPARRAARLNPIEALRHE from the coding sequence ATGTTGCTGAACACCTTGCTCCTGGCATTGCGCTCGATCCGGCGCAACCTGCTTCGATCCTTTCTGACGATTCTGGGAATCGTCATCGGTGTCAGCGCGGTCATCACCATGGTGACGCTGGGCAATGGCGCCACGGTGGCCGTGCAGAACCAGATATCCGGCCTGGGCATCAATCTGCTGCAGATACGCCCCGGACAACGCATGGGGCCCGGCAGCACGGGCGCCACGGCACCCTCCTTCAAGGACGGCGATGCCGACGCGATTGCCAGCCAGATCGGCGGCATCCTGGCCGTGGCACCGGAAGGCCGCAGCGCAGCCACGCTGGTAGCCAACGGCCGCAACTGGTCGAGCAGCGTGGTCGGCAGTACCAACGCCTGGCTGGTGACCGGCAACTGGACGGTGGGCAGCGGCCGCGTGTTTTCCGATGACGAGTTGACGGCCGGCTCGGCCGTCTGTCTGATTGGTGAAACGGTGCGCAAGGAACTGTTTGGCAGCCGCCCGGTTCTGGGGGAGCAGCTCCGGGTCAAGAAGATTTCCTGCGAAGTGATCGGCATTCTGGGCTCCAAGGGGCAAGGCAGTTTTGGCAACGACCAGGACGATGTCGTGCTGATCCCCCTCAAGACGCTGCAACGTCGCATCACCGGTAGCACACGCGTCAACACCTTGCTGGTATCCATGGCCGAAGGCAGTGATGCCACCCGCCTCAAGGCCAGCCTCACGCAACTGCTGCGCGAGCGCCGCAAACTGGCCGAAGGCGACGAGGACAATTTCAATGTGCTCGACACCAAGCAACTGGCCGAGGCCTTCTCCGGCACCACCAAGGTCATGACCATGCTGCTGGGCGCAGTGGCCGCCGTGAGTCTGCTGGTGGGCGGCATCGGCATCATGAACATCATGCTGGTGAGCGTGACCGAACGCACCCGCGAGATCGGACTGCGCCTGGCCATTGGTGCGCTGGAGAGAGAGGTGTTGTCCCAGTTCCTGATCGAGGCGGTGGTGCTGTCTTCTCTGGGCGGCCTGATAGGCGTGGTTCTGGCCTTGGGCGCCTCGGTGCTGCTGGCCTCAGTGATGCAGGTGCCCTATCTGTTCAACCCGTCGGTGAACCTGCTGTCCTTCCTGTTCTCTGCTGCCATCGGTGTGATATTTGGTTTTTTCCCGGCCCGCAGAGCAGCCCGCCTGAACCCGATTGAAGCGCTGCGCCACGAGTGA
- a CDS encoding L-rhamnose mutarotase: MRYALALDLVDDAQRIADYEKAHEKIWPEVRDHLRAQGVLAMEIYRLGTRLFMIMEVDPAVYSAEGMARASLENPAIVRWEELMWTYQAPTPWTPAGEKWVAMTRIFDLAAQ, translated from the coding sequence ATGCGTTACGCCCTGGCCCTGGATCTGGTGGACGATGCACAGCGCATCGCCGATTACGAAAAAGCCCACGAGAAAATCTGGCCCGAGGTGCGCGACCATCTGCGCGCGCAAGGCGTGCTGGCCATGGAGATCTACCGCCTGGGCACGCGGCTGTTCATGATCATGGAGGTGGACCCGGCGGTCTACAGTGCCGAGGGCATGGCCCGCGCGTCCCTGGAGAACCCGGCCATCGTGCGCTGGGAAGAGCTGATGTGGACCTACCAGGCGCCAACGCCCTGGACCCCTGCGGGCGAGAAGTGGGTTGCTATGACGCGGATCTTTGATTTGGCTGCGCAGTAG
- a CDS encoding DUF5666 domain-containing protein — MFAYTNFLSRRSVYFGVTASLVLASALVACGGGGSSSSSSGASTSVASSSGTITAFGSVFVNGHEFGTGRAQFFDDDNGTTLTAKDLEVGMVVDVTPGSGGSTSEASELHIHPLVRGYTDATDTTASTVTVMGQTVQVTASTNFSDHRACATASPATCTAISGLGALTASTSASAPGTYITVHGYLFSGSSGGTNVVATLISAADQPASTSNKFNFKVEGPVSAAGLTPTIGGLTLDLTSTTCRVSGTTAPCATAYTAAQVVSVGSATAPSVLPAVSFAPSVARLASKLPVQSSGQTLELEGVVSSVGTTTFVVRGVTVDASGLPSGTSLPAVGDLVEVMGTISTSGQTVSATTLKTIRAAATVSLGLQGDASNVTTVSAGATYTFSLLGQTVNVNAQTRLVDMSIRHWDDRDQSVNPFNISTFATYLGASTSKHVVVRSEVDSSGKLTALSVAIVPASTVASVSGVVDASPAVSNSSVSGTPTTFSIHGVAVSADPASIYKPHTLPMQTVAAGDLVTAMGTFSGGVLSVSATPSRTNYAMDVGVPVVNTRDRLDF; from the coding sequence ATGTTTGCGTATACCAACTTCCTTTCCAGGCGCTCTGTTTATTTCGGCGTCACCGCAAGCCTGGTGCTTGCTTCGGCCCTGGTGGCCTGTGGCGGTGGGGGTTCATCCAGCTCTTCCAGCGGCGCCAGCACTTCAGTCGCCAGCAGCAGCGGAACCATCACCGCCTTCGGCAGCGTATTCGTCAACGGCCACGAATTCGGCACCGGACGGGCCCAGTTCTTCGATGACGACAACGGAACGACTCTGACTGCCAAGGACCTGGAGGTCGGCATGGTGGTGGACGTCACACCGGGCTCCGGCGGCAGCACGAGCGAAGCCAGCGAGCTGCACATCCACCCCCTGGTGCGCGGCTATACCGATGCCACGGATACCACGGCCAGCACCGTCACCGTCATGGGCCAGACCGTGCAGGTGACCGCCTCCACCAACTTCAGTGACCACCGCGCCTGCGCGACGGCTTCCCCTGCAACCTGCACCGCGATCTCCGGCCTGGGCGCCCTCACCGCGAGCACTTCCGCCAGTGCACCCGGCACCTACATCACGGTGCATGGCTATCTGTTCTCCGGCTCGTCCGGCGGCACCAATGTGGTTGCCACCCTGATCTCTGCTGCGGACCAGCCAGCATCCACGTCCAACAAATTCAACTTCAAGGTGGAAGGACCGGTCAGCGCTGCGGGCCTCACGCCCACCATCGGCGGTTTGACGCTGGATCTCACCTCCACCACCTGCCGCGTCTCGGGCACCACTGCCCCCTGCGCCACAGCCTATACCGCCGCGCAGGTGGTCTCTGTGGGCTCGGCCACGGCTCCCAGCGTGTTGCCAGCGGTCAGCTTTGCACCCAGCGTAGCCCGCCTGGCTTCCAAGCTGCCGGTGCAGAGTTCCGGCCAGACACTGGAGCTCGAAGGCGTAGTGTCATCCGTTGGCACAACGACCTTTGTGGTGCGTGGCGTGACGGTGGATGCAAGCGGCCTGCCCTCGGGTACTTCACTGCCCGCGGTAGGTGATCTGGTGGAAGTGATGGGAACCATCAGCACCTCCGGCCAGACCGTGAGCGCCACGACGCTCAAGACCATCCGTGCGGCCGCCACCGTGAGTCTGGGTTTGCAGGGTGACGCATCCAATGTCACCACGGTCAGCGCCGGTGCGACCTACACCTTCAGCCTGCTGGGTCAGACCGTGAATGTGAATGCGCAAACGCGTCTGGTGGATATGTCCATACGCCATTGGGATGACCGCGATCAGTCGGTCAACCCCTTCAACATCAGCACCTTTGCCACCTACCTGGGTGCCAGCACCTCCAAGCATGTGGTGGTGCGCTCCGAGGTCGACAGCAGCGGCAAGCTCACGGCTCTCTCGGTTGCCATCGTCCCGGCGTCCACGGTCGCCAGCGTATCGGGCGTGGTGGACGCCAGCCCCGCGGTATCCAACAGTTCCGTCTCCGGAACGCCCACGACCTTCTCCATCCATGGTGTGGCGGTGAGTGCCGATCCTGCGTCCATCTACAAGCCGCATACCCTGCCGATGCAGACGGTTGCAGCCGGTGATCTGGTCACGGCCATGGGTACTTTCTCGGGTGGTGTGCTGAGCGTGTCTGCCACGCCATCACGTACCAACTACGCCATGGATGTGGGTGTGCCGGTGGTCAATACGCGGGACCGGTTGGACTTTTAA